In a single window of the Lebetimonas sp. JH292 genome:
- the tyrS gene encoding tyrosine--tRNA ligase, producing the protein MNIDKKVEKALAEIQRGSDEIIGLERIKELLKNYFEKGENYTIKAGFDPTAPDLHLGHTVLLQKLRVFQNYGAIVQFLIGDFTAQIGDPSGKNKTRKMLTPEEVKKNAETYKEQVFKILDKNKTKVVFNSVWLNGLGAKGLVELTTIYTVARMLERDDFEKRFKNNTPIAISEFIYPLLQGYDSVALKSDIEIGGTDQKFNLLMGRQLQKVYNVGKEQSVIMMPLLVGLDGINKMSKSLGNYIGITEDANTIFAKVLSISDELMWDWYELLSAKSIEEIKNLKNEVKNGRNPKEIKEMLAIEIVDRFHGNGAGIKAKEHFDKVHKKGEFPEDIQIFELGPTDVVSALTQTKLASSKSEARRHIKGGGVRVNSEKINDNINLQNGEFVLQIGKRKFAKVRIK; encoded by the coding sequence ATGAATATTGATAAAAAAGTGGAAAAAGCACTTGCCGAAATACAAAGAGGAAGTGACGAAATAATAGGACTTGAAAGAATAAAAGAACTTCTTAAAAACTATTTTGAAAAAGGTGAAAATTACACCATAAAAGCCGGATTTGACCCGACTGCCCCGGATTTACATCTGGGACATACGGTACTCCTTCAAAAACTGAGAGTTTTTCAAAATTACGGCGCTATCGTTCAGTTTTTAATAGGTGATTTTACAGCCCAGATAGGAGACCCGAGCGGAAAAAACAAAACAAGAAAAATGCTAACTCCCGAAGAAGTTAAAAAAAATGCCGAAACCTACAAAGAACAGGTATTTAAAATTTTGGATAAAAACAAAACCAAAGTCGTATTTAACTCAGTTTGGCTCAACGGACTCGGTGCAAAAGGATTAGTTGAACTTACCACAATATACACGGTTGCAAGAATGCTTGAGCGTGATGATTTTGAAAAAAGATTTAAAAACAATACCCCTATCGCCATAAGCGAATTTATTTATCCTCTTCTTCAAGGATATGATAGCGTTGCACTTAAAAGTGATATTGAAATAGGCGGTACCGACCAGAAATTCAACCTTCTCATGGGAAGACAGCTTCAAAAAGTATACAATGTAGGCAAAGAGCAAAGCGTAATAATGATGCCTCTTTTGGTAGGGCTTGACGGAATTAATAAAATGAGTAAATCGCTTGGAAATTATATAGGAATAACCGAAGATGCAAATACAATTTTTGCAAAAGTTCTTTCAATAAGCGATGAGTTAATGTGGGATTGGTATGAGCTGTTAAGCGCTAAATCAATTGAAGAAATTAAAAACTTAAAAAACGAAGTGAAAAATGGAAGAAACCCAAAAGAAATTAAAGAAATGCTTGCAATTGAAATAGTTGACAGATTTCACGGAAACGGAGCCGGAATTAAAGCAAAAGAGCATTTTGACAAAGTTCACAAAAAAGGTGAATTTCCCGAAGATATACAAATATTTGAATTAGGGCCTACGGATGTGGTCAGTGCACTTACCCAAACAAAACTGGCCTCTTCAAAAAGTGAGGCGAGAAGACATATAAAAGGCGGTGGAGTCAGGGTAAATTCCGAAAAAATAAATGACAATATAAACTTACAAAATGGGGAATTTGTACTTCAGATAGGAAAAAGAAAATTTGCAAAAGTGAGAATCAAATGA